AATATCGGCAGTAGGGTCAATATTATAATCCTTTTTGATTTCTTTTGAAAAAGGCATTGCGGCTTTCAGCATACATACCCCTAACTCAGCAGTTATTGTGGAGCCTTCTTTTCCCTCAGTCTTAATTGACCTAACGCAATCACAAGAAGATTTAGCAATTTTTTTCTTATAATCCTGTGCAAAAAGGCCAGTGGAAAGTACTAAGCCTAATAAAAGAAATACATTTTTCATCATTGAAATTAAATTTGTCAAATATAAGAGAAAAATTAAAAAGCACCCCCTTTTTTCTATCTTTGTAAAAAGAAAAAGATGCGCAAACCACCCATTCACAAAAGTATTTTGAATGCTTTTCGAGGTCTTTTTTTCATGCTGACATCTGAGAGAAATTTTCAGTTGGAAGTTTTAGCTTTGTTAATTAACATATTTTTAATTTTTTATTTAAAACTTTCAACTATTGATACCATTCTCATTCTTATCGTTTGTTTTATGGTTTTAGTCGCAGAAATTTTTAATACAGCAATTGAAAAATTATGCGACATGATTCAGCCGGAATTTGATAAAAGAATTGGTTTTATTAAAGATATTTCTGCAGGAGCAGTTACCTTGATGGCTATACTTTCTTTGATTGTGGGAGTTTTTGTGTACTGGAAATATATTTTCATTTAAACCGTCATTGTGAGGCAACGAAGCAATCTTCTGAGGTAAGTTTTGGCTAAAGCCTTATTGTCGGATTACAAACACAAACGAACTAAAGTTCGTTTCTATTGATTAAAATTTTTGCCTACAGATTTCTCATATTTTCACAGATATTTGTGTGTTTTTTTGAAAACATTTAACTTAAAAGTTAGTCTAAAATTAACGTAATGTTTTTATGAGACTCTATGATTTCAATTAAAATCTCAAATAGAGTTTGTCCATTTCCAGAAAGTAAATCATCAAGTTTTTGCTGAATCAATTGTACGTTGAAAGGCTTTCCCTGCATGATTTTATTTTTGTAGAACTCTTTAGTTAAATCAAATCCTAAATCTTCTTTTGATTTCCGAGAATCTTTCCAGGTAATATCCGATTCAACTCCATACAAAACATCATCAAAATCGTCTAAAGTTCCTATGTTCCAATCTTCATCCTTTATAAAAAATTGAGAAACCTCTTCATAAAAGCCTGCTAAATCTGAAAAATGACCGCCATTGATGACAGTCATTTTCTTATGATGAATTTCGTTTTTCATTTAATACGATATCAATTATTTTCTTAGATAAATATTACCATATTTGGATTCCAGATTATATTGTGGTCCGCTTCCAAATGTTGTCGTAACTAAAGTACGAAAACCTTCCGAATCTTTTCCTGTGAATTTAGCATCCAGATTTGAATAAATTTGTCCGAAATGAGTTTCTGCAGAAAGTTTTCCTATTTTTTTATCTACAATGGTCGCATCAATTCCGCCATATATTGCATTCACCTTAATGTTTCCACCAAAATCTTTCACTTCTACCAAACCATATTGAGATTCTATCTGAGTCATTAAGTATTTCGGAACTTTAATTTCTAGTTGAATATCAACATCAGCACCCTGCGTCATTGAATTAAACGTTACATTGTCTTCTTTACAATATTTTTGATATTCTTCTCTGGTTTTAAAAATCAACTTTCTATCTCCTTGCTGAACTTTGATTCGATGCGGAATATTTTTCATTTCAGGTATTTTCCCTTCGATAACCAGAGCGTTTCCTTGTTTGGACTCCTTTATTTGAAAAGCATCATTACTTTC
The sequence above is a segment of the Chryseobacterium turcicum genome. Coding sequences within it:
- a CDS encoding diacylglycerol kinase family protein codes for the protein MRKPPIHKSILNAFRGLFFMLTSERNFQLEVLALLINIFLIFYLKLSTIDTILILIVCFMVLVAEIFNTAIEKLCDMIQPEFDKRIGFIKDISAGAVTLMAILSLIVGVFVYWKYIFI
- a CDS encoding ribonuclease inhibitor; this translates as MKNEIHHKKMTVINGGHFSDLAGFYEEVSQFFIKDEDWNIGTLDDFDDVLYGVESDITWKDSRKSKEDLGFDLTKEFYKNKIMQGKPFNVQLIQQKLDDLLSGNGQTLFEILIEIIESHKNITLILD
- a CDS encoding DUF4097 family beta strand repeat-containing protein; protein product: MRTLLTLAVSFVFGLTAAQTAINKSFSTDKNQNLSLKFDYPQLIRISSWDKSEVQISGTVNINGNESNDAFQIKESKQGNALVIEGKIPEMKNIPHRIKVQQGDRKLIFKTREEYQKYCKEDNVTFNSMTQGADVDIQLEIKVPKYLMTQIESQYGLVEVKDFGGNIKVNAIYGGIDATIVDKKIGKLSAETHFGQIYSNLDAKFTGKDSEGFRTLVTTTFGSGPQYNLESKYGNIYLRK